One window of the Pempheris klunzingeri isolate RE-2024b chromosome 10, fPemKlu1.hap1, whole genome shotgun sequence genome contains the following:
- the hpxa gene encoding hemopexin isoform X2: MRLLAHVLCFCLALVLAWADPQEAHAHADLDRCQGLEMDAVAVNEEGIPYFFKGDHLFKGFHGKAELSNESFAELDDHHHLGHVDAAFRMHYEDSPSDHDHIFFFLDTKVFSYYQHKLEDGYPKDISEVFPGIPDHLDAAVGCPKPECDEDSVIFFKGHDVYHYNVRTKAVEAKEFKSMPNCTSAFHFMEHFYCFHGHMFSKFDPKTGEVHGKYPKEARDYFMRCSKFSDDSDPVERERCSRVHLDAITSDSAGNMYAFRGHHFLRKDEGNDTLQADTIEHAFKELHSEVDAVFSYQDHLYMIKDEHIFVYKVGEPHTHLDGYPKPVKEELGIEGPIDAAFICNDEHTAHIIKGHTMYDVDMKASPHVAGNERPISLFKSVDAALCNSEGIKVIKGNHFYHFASPMLLVAGRSLPEQHKVSLEIFGCDH; this comes from the exons ATGAGGCTGCTTGCCCACGTCCTGTGCTTCTGCCTGGCCCTGGTCCTGGCCTGGGCTGACCC GCAAGAGGCTCACGCACACG CTGATCTTGACCGCTGCCAAGGCCTTGAGATGGACGCCGTTGCAGTGAACGAAGAGGGAATCCCATACTTTTTCAAGG GCGACCATCTGTTCAAGGGCTTCCATGGCAAAGCTGAGCTGTCAAATGAGTCCTTTGCTGAGCTGGATGACCATCACCACCTGGGCCACGTCGACGCTGCCTTCCGCATGCACTACGAGGACAGCCCCTCTGATCACGATCACATATTCTTCTTCTTG GACACAAAGGTGTTCAGCTATTACCAACACAAGCTGGAGGACGGCTACCCCAAGGACATCTCCGAAGTCTTCCCTGGAATCCCCGACCACCTGGATGCTGCTGTGGGGTGTCCCAAGCCAGAGTGTGATGAAGACTCGGTCATCTTCTTCAAGG GACACGACGTCTACCACTACAACGTCAGAACCAAGGCTGTGGAAGCGAAAGAGTTCAAGTCCATGCCAAACTGCACGTCTGCCTTCCACTTTATGGAGCACTTTTACTGCTTCCACGGACACATGTTCTCCAAGTTTGACCCAAAGACTGGTGAGGTGCACGGCAAATACCCCAAAGAGGCGCGCGACTACTTCATGAGATGCTCCAAGTTTA GCGATGACAGCGACCCCGTGGAGAGGGAGCGCTGCAGCCGCGTCCACCTGGACGCCATCACCTCTGACAGCGCTGGAAACATGTATGCCTTCAGAG GCCATCATTTCCTCCGTAAAGATGAGGGCAATGACACACTGCAGGCTGACACCATCGAGCACGCCTTCAAGGAGCTGCACAGCGAGGTGGATGCTGTTTTCTCTTACCAGGACCACCTTTACATGATCAAG GATGAGCACATCTTTGTTTATAAAGTTGGGGAGCCACACACCCACCTGGACGGCTACCCCAAGCCTGTAAAGGAGGAGCTGGGCATCGAGGGTCCCATTGATGCTGCATTTATCTGCAATGACGAGCACACTGCTCACATCATCAAAG GTCACACCATGTATGATGTGGATATGAAGGCCAGCCCTCATGTTGCAGGCAACGAGCGACCGATTTCCCTCTTCAAATCTGTTGACGCTGCCTTGTGCAACTCTGAAGGAATCAAAGTGATCAAAGGGAACCACTTCTACCATTTCGCCAGCCCGATGCTGCTCGTTGCTGGCAGGTCTCTGCCTGAGCAGCACAAGGTCTCTCTGGAGATATTTGGCTGTGATCACTAG
- the hpxa gene encoding hemopexin isoform X1 has protein sequence MRLLAHVLCFCLALVLAWADRHPAADLDRCQGLEMDAVAVNEEGIPYFFKGDHLFKGFHGKAELSNESFAELDDHHHLGHVDAAFRMHYEDSPSDHDHIFFFLDTKVFSYYQHKLEDGYPKDISEVFPGIPDHLDAAVGCPKPECDEDSVIFFKGHDVYHYNVRTKAVEAKEFKSMPNCTSAFHFMEHFYCFHGHMFSKFDPKTGEVHGKYPKEARDYFMRCSKFSDDSDPVERERCSRVHLDAITSDSAGNMYAFRGHHFLRKDEGNDTLQADTIEHAFKELHSEVDAVFSYQDHLYMIKDEHIFVYKVGEPHTHLDGYPKPVKEELGIEGPIDAAFICNDEHTAHIIKGHTMYDVDMKASPHVAGNERPISLFKSVDAALCNSEGIKVIKGNHFYHFASPMLLVAGRSLPEQHKVSLEIFGCDH, from the exons ATGAGGCTGCTTGCCCACGTCCTGTGCTTCTGCCTGGCCCTGGTCCTGGCCTGGGCTGACC GACATCCTGCAGCTGATCTTGACCGCTGCCAAGGCCTTGAGATGGACGCCGTTGCAGTGAACGAAGAGGGAATCCCATACTTTTTCAAGG GCGACCATCTGTTCAAGGGCTTCCATGGCAAAGCTGAGCTGTCAAATGAGTCCTTTGCTGAGCTGGATGACCATCACCACCTGGGCCACGTCGACGCTGCCTTCCGCATGCACTACGAGGACAGCCCCTCTGATCACGATCACATATTCTTCTTCTTG GACACAAAGGTGTTCAGCTATTACCAACACAAGCTGGAGGACGGCTACCCCAAGGACATCTCCGAAGTCTTCCCTGGAATCCCCGACCACCTGGATGCTGCTGTGGGGTGTCCCAAGCCAGAGTGTGATGAAGACTCGGTCATCTTCTTCAAGG GACACGACGTCTACCACTACAACGTCAGAACCAAGGCTGTGGAAGCGAAAGAGTTCAAGTCCATGCCAAACTGCACGTCTGCCTTCCACTTTATGGAGCACTTTTACTGCTTCCACGGACACATGTTCTCCAAGTTTGACCCAAAGACTGGTGAGGTGCACGGCAAATACCCCAAAGAGGCGCGCGACTACTTCATGAGATGCTCCAAGTTTA GCGATGACAGCGACCCCGTGGAGAGGGAGCGCTGCAGCCGCGTCCACCTGGACGCCATCACCTCTGACAGCGCTGGAAACATGTATGCCTTCAGAG GCCATCATTTCCTCCGTAAAGATGAGGGCAATGACACACTGCAGGCTGACACCATCGAGCACGCCTTCAAGGAGCTGCACAGCGAGGTGGATGCTGTTTTCTCTTACCAGGACCACCTTTACATGATCAAG GATGAGCACATCTTTGTTTATAAAGTTGGGGAGCCACACACCCACCTGGACGGCTACCCCAAGCCTGTAAAGGAGGAGCTGGGCATCGAGGGTCCCATTGATGCTGCATTTATCTGCAATGACGAGCACACTGCTCACATCATCAAAG GTCACACCATGTATGATGTGGATATGAAGGCCAGCCCTCATGTTGCAGGCAACGAGCGACCGATTTCCCTCTTCAAATCTGTTGACGCTGCCTTGTGCAACTCTGAAGGAATCAAAGTGATCAAAGGGAACCACTTCTACCATTTCGCCAGCCCGATGCTGCTCGTTGCTGGCAGGTCTCTGCCTGAGCAGCACAAGGTCTCTCTGGAGATATTTGGCTGTGATCACTAG